In the Zingiber officinale cultivar Zhangliang chromosome 5A, Zo_v1.1, whole genome shotgun sequence genome, CCCCGGGCCGCCTCGAAGTGGGCCGGTGGCGGATCCATCGCGAAGGCCAGCAGGTGGAGCAGCCACACCGCCTTCGCCATGCGGAGGAACTCCCCGTAGAACTCCGTCCGGGGGTGCGCCCCCGCCATCACCTGCCGCCGCTGCTCCGACCCGCCGCCGAAAAGCGACTCCTCCATCTTGGCGTGCACGATGGAGAGGTATTTGGAGGCAGCGAAGCGCCCGAATGGGCAACCTGGGAGGACGCCCAGCAGCTGCTCCGGCTCCATTCCCCGCATGTCCCGGAACTGCGCGAAGCAGTCGCACCGGAACTCGTCCGGTTTTATCAGCGAGCTAAGCGATCCCTCGAGGTAGAAGGTTTCGTTCTCGAACCCATGGAACACCTTCCGGTTCACGTACGACTCCAGGGCGTACTTGGCGTGGCGGGGCTCCAAATTGGGGGTGGACGGCCAGCGGTCTTCGGCGGCGTCGCTGCCTCCTTCGATGACAGATCGGACGGCTGCGGTGATGTCCCAGCGCGCGGACCGCATCAGGTAGAAGAGGTGAGCGGTGAAGGACTTGGACGCTGATTTCACCCGTTCCATGCACATCTCGAACAGCTCTGGCGTCGGTGTGCCCGGCGCTCCTGTTCAATCGACAGAAAGCCCTAATTAGACACGGTGAGGACAACAAAAGGAGCAAAATGGTACATTTCGACGAACCAATGGCGGATGCACATCCGACCCTCTTGCTGGAATAGTGACGCCCTTTCCTTCCCAAGTGGCCGAGCGCGATGGAGTTCCGGAGCTTCTCCTTGAGGCTCTCCGACTCTGCTTCCTTGGCCTTCAGCTGCCGCTTCAGGTCGTCGATCGCCGCCTCGTAAGGCGCCACGGCGTCCTTCAGCGGCGGGGCGGTCTGGCCGGTAGCTGGTGGACTGAAACATTCCCTCCGGAAGCGATCCCTGAGCCTCCCCAGCTTGCGGAGCTCGACCACCACCGCCGCGTCCGCCTTCCGCATGTTTTCCAAGTCCCA is a window encoding:
- the LOC121980360 gene encoding protein GRAVITROPIC IN THE LIGHT 1-like — encoded protein: MANKVTTISDLLQRVASSCLTHRLPGSYVLDDCDSDREEGEVDRTRSEVGKRVAKEKDEVDEEEQGLKIWEEDGGHGAGAAPEDSHKVRVREMEAFVHEVFDAVSAVKRAYVGVQEAHSSWDLENMRKADAAVVVELRKLGRLRDRFRRECFSPPATGQTAPPLKDAVAPYEAAIDDLKRQLKAKEAESESLKEKLRNSIALGHLGRKGRHYSSKRVGCASAIGAPGTPTPELFEMCMERVKSASKSFTAHLFYLMRSARWDITAAVRSVIEGGSDAAEDRWPSTPNLEPRHAKYALESYVNRKVFHGFENETFYLEGSLSSLIKPDEFRCDCFAQFRDMRGMEPEQLLGVLPGCPFGRFAASKYLSIVHAKMEESLFGGGSEQRRQVMAGAHPRTEFYGEFLRMAKAVWLLHLLAFAMDPPPAHFEAARGAEFHPHYMESVVRFPGGRAPLGSAVGFPVGPGFKLADGSLVRARVYLVPRA